The following coding sequences lie in one Sorex araneus isolate mSorAra2 chromosome 4, mSorAra2.pri, whole genome shotgun sequence genomic window:
- the BHLHA15 gene encoding class A basic helix-loop-helix protein 15, giving the protein MKTKNRPPRRRATPQDTEASPAEQTPDRSQPVSGQEPAKGLRSRASRAQGGRAEGGRRRPGLAGPGGRRESSIQRRLESNERERQRMHKLNNAFQALREVIPHVRADKKLSKIETLTLAKNYIKSLTATILAMSSGRFPGLDGPGPKLYQHYQQQQQVAGDTLGTAEAQPEAQLQRYSTQIHSFREGS; this is encoded by the coding sequence ATGAAGACCAAGAACCGGCCCCCTAGGCGCCGGGCGACCCCTCAGGACACAGAGGCCAGCCCAGCGGAGCAGACCCCTGACAGGTCCCAGCCAGTCTCTGGGCAGGAGCCAGCCAAGGGTCTGCGGAGCCGAGCATCACGGGCGCAGGGGGGCCGGGCTGAGGGTGGGCGGCGGCGGCCTGGGCTGGCAGGACCAGGTGGCCGCCGGGAAAGCAGCATCCAGCGGCGGCTGGAGAGCAACGAGCGGGAGCGGCAGCGCATGCACAAGCTCAACAACGCCTTCCAGGCGCTGCGCGAGGTTATCCCGCACGTGCGCGCCGACAAGAAGCTCTCCAAGATTGAGACGCTCACACTGGCCAAGAACTACATCAAGTCCCTCACTGCCACCATCCTGGCCATGTCTAGCGGGCGCTTCCCAGGCCTGGACGGGCCAGGTCCCAAGCTCTACCAGCActaccagcagcagcagcaggtggCCGGGGACACGCTGGGCACCGCCGAGGCCCAGCCTGAGGCCCAGCTGCAGAGGTACTCCACTCAGATCCACAGCTTCCGAGAGGGCTCCTAG